The Burkholderia mallei ATCC 23344 genome has a window encoding:
- a CDS encoding DUF3563 family protein produces MFAYIIEKLSNWFEAAERERREAYLASSSDIVQLEQRIRSLETNGYSL; encoded by the coding sequence ATGTTTGCCTACATCATCGAAAAGCTGAGCAACTGGTTTGAAGCCGCGGAACGCGAGCGCCGTGAAGCCTATCTGGCGTCGTCGAGCGATATCGTTCAGCTCGAGCAGCGCATCCGTTCGCTGGAAACCAACGGCTATTCGCTGTAA
- a CDS encoding 23S rRNA (adenine(2030)-N(6))-methyltransferase RlmJ, whose product MLSYRHGFHVGNHADVLKHTVVVQLLRYLNKKDKSYWYIDTHAGAGVYSLFDGYAAKTGEFGTGIEKIWDATDLPEALSDYVDEVRALNRDGELRYYPGSPYLAWRLMREQDRMRLFELHSTEIDVLRHNFRDAGRRAMIYAGDGFEGIKALLPPPPRRALVLVDPSYEDKRDYAKTIACVEESLKRFATGCYAIWYPQVSRPESQKFPDHLKQLQPNNWLHLSLTVSRPPSDGFGLFGSGMFILNPPYTLVDTMKEALPYLVEALGQDSGAKFAIEHRAN is encoded by the coding sequence ATGCTCAGCTATCGTCACGGCTTTCACGTCGGCAATCACGCGGACGTCCTCAAGCACACCGTCGTCGTGCAGTTGCTGCGTTATTTGAACAAGAAAGACAAGTCGTATTGGTACATCGACACGCACGCGGGCGCAGGCGTCTATTCGCTCTTCGACGGCTATGCGGCGAAAACCGGCGAATTCGGCACGGGGATCGAGAAAATCTGGGATGCAACGGATCTGCCCGAAGCACTGTCCGACTATGTCGACGAAGTGCGCGCGCTGAACCGCGACGGCGAATTGCGCTACTACCCGGGCTCGCCTTATCTTGCGTGGCGACTGATGCGAGAACAGGACCGGATGCGTCTGTTCGAGCTTCACAGTACCGAAATCGATGTGCTGCGCCACAATTTCCGCGATGCGGGGCGGCGCGCGATGATTTACGCCGGCGACGGCTTCGAAGGCATCAAGGCGCTGCTGCCGCCGCCGCCGCGGCGCGCGCTCGTGTTGGTGGATCCGTCATACGAGGACAAGCGCGATTACGCGAAAACGATCGCCTGCGTCGAAGAAAGCCTGAAGCGATTCGCGACGGGGTGCTATGCAATCTGGTATCCGCAGGTGAGCCGGCCCGAATCGCAGAAATTCCCCGACCATCTGAAGCAGTTGCAGCCGAACAACTGGCTGCATCTGAGCTTGACCGTGAGCCGGCCGCCATCGGACGGCTTTGGTCTTTTCGGCAGCGGGATGTTCATTCTCAACCCGCCGTATACGTTGGTCGATACGATGAAAGAGGCACTCCCCTATCTCGTCGAAGCGCTTGGCCAGGACAGCGGCGCGAAATTCGCGATCGAGCACCGCGCCAACTGA
- a CDS encoding IS3-like element IS407 family transposase (programmed frameshift), producing the protein MKKRFTEQQIIGFLKEAEAGMPVKELCRKHGFSDASFYTWRAKFGGMEVSEARRLKGLEVENARLKKLLAEAMLDMEALKVVVKGKPLSPQAKREAVLAIREKVNISERRACRLVGLSRSVLHYDAKPDHENEVLAARLVKLAHERRRFGYRRLHALVEREGTHANHKRIYRLYREAGLAVRRRRKRHGVMIEREQLALPGAPNEVWSIDFVMDALSNGRRVKCLTVVDDFTKEAVDIVVDHGISGLYVARALDRAARFRGYPKAVRTDQGPEFTSRALDQWAYANGVTLKLIQAGKPTQNAYIESFNGKFRDECLNEHWFTTLAHARAVIAAWRQDYNEQRPHSALNYLAPSEFAAKHRATADAPAAFQELV; encoded by the exons ATGAAGAAGCGCTTTACGGAACAGCAAATCATCGGGTTTCTGAAGGAAGCCGAGGCCGGTATGCCGGTCAAGGAACTGTGCAGGAAGCATGGGTTCAGTGACGCGTCGTTCTACACCTGGCGCGCGAAGTTCGGCGGCATGGAAGTCTCGGAAGCCCGCCGGCTCAAGGGCCTCGAGGTGGAGAATGCCCGACTGAAGAAACTGCTGGCCGAAGCAATGCTCGATATGGAAGCGTTGAAGGTTGTCGTCAAGGGAAAGC CCCTGAGCCCGCAAGCCAAACGCGAAGCAGTGTTGGCGATTCGGGAGAAGGTCAACATCTCCGAGCGCCGCGCCTGCCGGCTTGTCGGGCTTTCTCGCAGCGTGCTGCATTACGACGCGAAGCCGGACCACGAGAATGAGGTGCTCGCGGCGCGTCTGGTGAAGTTGGCGCACGAACGTCGTCGATTCGGCTACCGCCGACTGCACGCCCTGGTGGAACGCGAAGGCACGCACGCCAATCACAAGCGCATCTATCGCCTGTACCGTGAGGCAGGGCTGGCTGTGCGGCGCCGTCGCAAGCGCCACGGCGTCATGATTGAGCGCGAGCAACTGGCATTGCCGGGCGCACCCAACGAGGTATGGTCAATCGATTTCGTGATGGATGCGCTTTCCAACGGCCGGCGCGTGAAGTGCCTGACCGTCGTCGACGATTTCACGAAAGAGGCTGTCGACATCGTCGTCGACCATGGCATCTCAGGTTTGTATGTCGCTCGGGCATTGGACCGTGCAGCTCGCTTCCGTGGCTATCCCAAGGCGGTGCGAACAGACCAGGGACCCGAATTTACGAGCCGCGCGCTTGACCAGTGGGCGTATGCGAACGGCGTCACGCTGAAGTTGATTCAGGCGGGCAAGCCCACGCAGAATGCGTACATCGAATCGTTCAACGGCAAGTTCCGCGACGAATGCCTTAACGAGCACTGGTTCACGACGCTCGCGCACGCTCGGGCAGTCATCGCGGCATGGCGTCAGGACTACAACGAGCAAAGGCCGCACAGCGCACTGAACTACCTTGCGCCGTCAGAGTTTGCGGCGAAACATCGGGCAACCGCGGACGCTCCTGCCGCTTTCCAGGAGTTGGTTTAA
- a CDS encoding potassium channel beta subunit family protein, translating into MNYRRLGRSGLQVSELSIGSWVTYGNQVDRRAARESLAAARDAGVNFFDNAEVYAGGKSEEIMGHALKSLGWPRISYVVSTKFFWGLAEAPNQYHTLNRKYLLNAIDASLQRLQLDYVDLVFCHRPDPNTPIEETVWAMSDIIARGKALYWGTSEWSADEIRAAYEIADRHHLRKPTMEQPQYNLFHRKRVEQEYRRLYEDFGMGLTTWSPLASGLLTGKYRHGVPAGSRAEIHGYDWLRAQLTDPAKNRVVEALGEIANDLGCTVGQLALAWVLKNPRVSTVITGASRVEQIIENMRSLDVATQITPDMKQQIEQIVGDAYQ; encoded by the coding sequence ATGAACTACCGAAGGCTGGGACGTTCCGGATTGCAGGTCAGCGAGCTGTCGATCGGTTCATGGGTCACCTACGGCAACCAGGTGGATCGACGCGCCGCGCGGGAATCGCTGGCTGCCGCGCGCGACGCCGGCGTCAATTTCTTCGACAACGCCGAAGTGTATGCGGGCGGCAAATCCGAGGAGATCATGGGGCATGCGCTCAAGTCGCTCGGCTGGCCGCGCATCAGCTATGTGGTATCGACGAAATTCTTCTGGGGGCTCGCGGAAGCGCCGAATCAGTACCACACCCTCAACCGCAAATACCTGCTGAACGCGATCGACGCATCGCTGCAGCGTCTTCAGCTCGACTACGTCGACCTCGTATTCTGCCATCGTCCCGATCCCAATACGCCGATCGAGGAAACCGTATGGGCAATGAGCGACATCATCGCGCGCGGCAAGGCGCTCTATTGGGGCACATCCGAATGGAGCGCCGACGAGATCCGCGCCGCGTACGAAATCGCGGATCGGCATCACCTGCGCAAGCCGACGATGGAGCAGCCGCAGTACAACCTGTTCCATCGCAAGCGCGTCGAGCAGGAATACAGACGCCTCTATGAAGACTTCGGCATGGGGCTCACGACCTGGAGCCCGCTCGCGTCGGGACTGCTGACGGGAAAGTACCGGCACGGGGTTCCCGCCGGAAGCCGAGCCGAAATTCACGGCTATGATTGGCTGCGCGCGCAATTGACGGACCCGGCGAAGAACCGTGTCGTGGAAGCGCTCGGTGAGATCGCGAACGATCTCGGGTGCACCGTCGGCCAGCTCGCGCTTGCATGGGTACTGAAAAACCCCCGCGTCAGCACCGTGATCACGGGCGCATCGCGCGTCGAACAAATCATCGAGAACATGCGCTCGCTCGACGTGGCGACCCAGATCACGCCGGACATGAAGCAGCAGATCGAGCAGATCGTCGGCGACGCGTATCAATAG
- a CDS encoding IS1182-like element ISBma2 family transposase yields the protein MLKTPMPTQHELEMVTLEELVPKDHLLRQIDAAVDFEFIRAKVAHLYCADNGRPALDPVVMFKLLFIGYLFGVRSERQLMREVQVNVAYRWFARFRLTDKVPDASTFSQNRRRRFTDTTVYQEIFDEIVRQAIKRGLVDGRVLYTDSTHLKANANKGKFDVVKLEQTPAAYTEALNAAVDADRAAHGRKPLDRDDDEPPSSKDTKLSRTDPDSGYMVRDDKPKGFFYLDHRTVDAKHAIITDTHVTPASVHDSQPYLDRLDRQRERFEFKVEAVGLDAGYFTPAVCQGLEERGIAGVMGYRTPNHKPGMFYKRQFKYDAYRNEYVCPQGQALPYSTTNRLGYREYKSNAQICGRCPVRSQCTNSAIAVKVVTRHVWERAKERVDARRLTEWGQRIYARRKQTVERSFADAKQLHGHRYARMRGLRKVAEQCLLAAAAQNIKKIAMLLARKRKKGPAGPDWRFVRMLLRLVSGLRCSFDYPLAANPQS from the coding sequence ATGCTGAAGACGCCCATGCCCACGCAGCACGAACTCGAGATGGTGACGCTCGAGGAACTCGTGCCGAAGGACCACCTGCTGCGCCAGATCGATGCGGCGGTGGATTTCGAGTTCATCCGCGCGAAGGTGGCGCATCTGTATTGCGCGGACAACGGGCGGCCGGCGCTCGATCCCGTGGTGATGTTCAAGCTGTTGTTCATCGGCTACCTGTTCGGGGTGCGCAGCGAGCGGCAACTGATGCGTGAGGTCCAGGTCAACGTCGCCTATCGCTGGTTCGCCCGGTTCCGGCTGACCGACAAGGTGCCGGATGCGTCAACGTTCTCGCAGAATCGCCGCCGACGCTTCACGGACACGACGGTGTATCAGGAGATCTTCGACGAGATCGTGCGGCAGGCGATCAAGCGCGGGCTGGTCGACGGTCGGGTGCTGTACACGGACAGCACGCACCTGAAGGCGAACGCGAACAAAGGCAAGTTCGATGTGGTGAAGCTGGAGCAGACGCCGGCCGCCTACACGGAGGCATTGAACGCGGCAGTGGATGCGGACCGGGCCGCGCATGGCAGGAAGCCGCTGGATCGCGACGACGATGAGCCGCCGTCTAGCAAGGACACCAAGCTCAGCCGGACCGATCCGGACAGCGGCTACATGGTGCGGGACGACAAGCCGAAGGGGTTCTTCTATCTGGACCACCGCACGGTGGATGCCAAGCACGCGATCATCACCGATACGCATGTGACGCCGGCCTCGGTGCATGACAGCCAGCCGTATCTGGATCGGCTGGATCGCCAGCGCGAGCGCTTTGAGTTCAAGGTCGAGGCGGTGGGGCTGGATGCGGGCTACTTCACGCCGGCGGTGTGCCAGGGGCTGGAGGAGCGAGGGATTGCCGGGGTGATGGGCTATCGCACGCCGAACCACAAGCCGGGCATGTTCTACAAACGGCAGTTCAAGTACGACGCGTATCGCAACGAATACGTGTGCCCGCAGGGGCAGGCCCTGCCGTACAGCACGACCAATCGGCTCGGCTATCGGGAATACAAATCCAATGCGCAGATCTGCGGGCGCTGCCCGGTACGATCGCAGTGCACGAACAGTGCGATCGCGGTGAAGGTGGTAACGCGCCACGTGTGGGAGCGCGCCAAGGAGCGGGTGGACGCACGGCGCTTGACCGAATGGGGCCAACGCATTTACGCGCGGCGCAAGCAGACGGTGGAGCGCAGCTTCGCCGATGCCAAGCAGCTGCATGGGCACCGTTATGCCCGTATGCGTGGGCTACGCAAGGTGGCCGAGCAGTGCTTGCTGGCCGCGGCGGCACAGAACATCAAGAAGATTGCGATGCTGCTGGCGCGGAAGCGGAAAAAGGGGCCAGCGGGTCCCGATTGGCGCTTCGTGCGCATGCTGCTGCGTCTGGTGAGCGGTTTGCGCTGCAGCTTCGACTACCCGCTCGCGGCGAACCCGCAATCCTGA
- a CDS encoding 3-hydroxybutyrate dehydrogenase, protein MTSNLNGKAAIVTGAASGIGKEIALELARAGAAVAIADLNQDGANAVAELIEQAGGRAIGVAMDVTNEDAVNAGIDKVAQTFGSVDILVSNAGIQIVNPIENYAFADWKKMQAIHVDGAFLTTKAALKHMYKDDRGGVVIYMGSVHSHEASPLKSAYVTAKHGLLGLARVLAKEGAKHNVRSHVVCPGFVRTPLVDKQIPEQAKELGISEEEVVKKVMLGQTVDGVFTTVEDVAKTVLFLSAFPSAALTGQSFVVSHGWFMQ, encoded by the coding sequence ATGACTTCGAACTTGAACGGGAAGGCGGCCATCGTGACGGGCGCGGCGAGCGGCATCGGCAAGGAAATCGCGCTGGAGCTCGCGCGCGCGGGCGCGGCGGTGGCGATCGCCGATCTGAACCAGGACGGCGCGAACGCGGTGGCCGAGCTCATCGAGCAGGCGGGCGGCCGGGCGATCGGCGTGGCGATGGACGTGACGAACGAGGACGCGGTGAACGCCGGCATCGACAAGGTCGCCCAGACGTTCGGCTCGGTCGACATTCTCGTGTCGAACGCGGGCATCCAGATCGTCAATCCGATCGAGAACTATGCGTTCGCCGACTGGAAGAAGATGCAGGCGATTCACGTCGACGGCGCGTTCCTGACGACGAAGGCCGCGCTCAAGCACATGTACAAGGACGATCGCGGCGGAGTGGTGATCTACATGGGCTCGGTGCATTCGCACGAGGCGTCGCCGCTGAAGTCGGCGTACGTGACGGCCAAGCACGGGCTGCTGGGGCTTGCGCGCGTGCTGGCGAAGGAAGGCGCGAAGCACAACGTGCGCTCGCATGTGGTGTGCCCGGGCTTCGTGCGCACGCCGCTCGTCGACAAGCAGATTCCGGAGCAGGCCAAGGAGCTCGGCATCAGCGAAGAGGAGGTGGTGAAGAAGGTGATGCTCGGCCAGACGGTGGACGGCGTGTTCACGACGGTCGAGGACGTCGCGAAGACGGTGCTGTTCCTGTCCGCGTTCCCGAGCGCGGCGCTCACCGGCCAGTCGTTCGTCGTCAGCCACGGCTGGTTCATGCAGTAA
- a CDS encoding IS1182-like element ISBma2 family transposase, whose amino-acid sequence MLKTPMPTQHELEMVTLEELVPKDHLLRQIDAAVDFEFIRAKVAHLYCADNGRPALDPVVMFKLLFIGYLFGVRSERQLMREVQVNVAYRWFARFRLTDKVPDASTFSQNRRRRFTDTTVYQEIFDEIVRQAIKRGLVDGRVLYTDSTHLKANANKGKFDVVKLEQTPAAYTEALNAAVDADRAAHGRKPLDRDDDEPPSSKDTKLSRTDPDSGYMVRDDKPKGFFYLDHRTVDAKHAIITDTHVTPASVHDSQPYLDRLDRQRERFEFKVEAVGLDAGYFTPAVCQGLEERGIAGVMGYRTPNHKPGMFYKRQFKYDAYRNEYVCPQGQALPYSTTNRLGYREYKSNAQICGRCPVRSQCTNSAIAVKVVTRHVWERAKERVDARRLTEWGQRIYARRKQTVERSFADAKQLHGHRYARMRGLRKVAEQCLLAAAAQNIKKIAMLLVRKRKKGPAGPDWRFVRMLLRLVSGLRCSFDYPLAANPQS is encoded by the coding sequence ATGCTGAAGACGCCCATGCCCACGCAGCACGAACTCGAGATGGTGACGCTCGAGGAACTCGTGCCGAAGGACCACCTGCTGCGCCAGATCGATGCGGCGGTGGATTTCGAGTTCATCCGCGCGAAGGTGGCGCATCTGTATTGCGCGGACAACGGGCGGCCGGCGCTCGATCCCGTGGTGATGTTCAAGCTGTTGTTCATCGGCTACCTGTTCGGGGTGCGCAGCGAGCGGCAACTGATGCGTGAGGTCCAGGTCAACGTCGCCTATCGCTGGTTCGCCCGGTTCCGGCTGACCGACAAGGTGCCGGATGCGTCAACGTTCTCGCAGAATCGCCGCCGACGCTTCACGGACACGACGGTGTATCAGGAGATCTTCGACGAGATCGTGCGGCAGGCGATCAAGCGCGGGCTGGTCGACGGTCGGGTGCTGTACACGGACAGCACGCACCTGAAGGCGAACGCGAACAAAGGCAAGTTCGATGTGGTGAAGCTGGAGCAGACGCCGGCCGCCTACACGGAGGCATTGAACGCGGCAGTGGATGCGGACCGGGCCGCGCATGGCAGGAAGCCGCTGGATCGCGACGACGATGAGCCGCCGTCTAGCAAGGACACCAAGCTCAGCCGGACCGATCCGGACAGCGGCTACATGGTGCGGGACGACAAGCCGAAGGGGTTCTTCTATCTGGACCACCGCACGGTGGATGCCAAGCACGCGATCATCACCGATACGCATGTGACGCCGGCCTCGGTGCATGACAGCCAGCCGTATCTGGATCGGCTGGATCGCCAGCGCGAGCGCTTTGAGTTCAAGGTCGAGGCGGTGGGGCTGGATGCGGGCTACTTCACGCCGGCGGTGTGCCAGGGGCTGGAGGAGCGAGGGATTGCCGGGGTGATGGGCTATCGCACGCCGAACCACAAGCCGGGCATGTTCTACAAACGGCAGTTCAAGTACGACGCGTATCGCAACGAATACGTGTGCCCGCAGGGGCAGGCCCTGCCGTACAGCACGACCAATCGGCTCGGCTATCGGGAATACAAATCCAATGCGCAGATCTGCGGGCGCTGCCCGGTACGATCGCAGTGCACGAACAGTGCGATCGCGGTGAAGGTGGTAACGCGCCACGTGTGGGAGCGCGCCAAGGAGCGGGTGGACGCACGGCGCTTGACCGAATGGGGCCAACGCATTTACGCGCGGCGCAAGCAGACGGTGGAGCGCAGCTTCGCCGATGCCAAGCAGCTGCATGGGCACCGTTATGCCCGTATGCGTGGGCTACGCAAGGTGGCCGAGCAGTGCTTGCTGGCCGCGGCGGCACAGAACATCAAGAAGATTGCGATGCTGCTGGTGCGGAAGCGGAAAAAGGGGCCAGCGGGTCCCGATTGGCGCTTCGTGCGCATGCTGCTGCGTCTGGTGAGCGGTTTGCGCTGCAGCTTCGACTACCCGCTCGCGGCGAACCCGCAATCCTGA